The following are encoded in a window of Methanocaldococcus sp. genomic DNA:
- a CDS encoding glycosyltransferase family 2 protein, translating to MDQRQNIQINKEDIFIVIPAYNEEKMISTTLKNLKKEGYKNIIVVDDGSKDKTYELAKKEDVIVCRHILNRGLGGALGTGIKCALLYKPKVIVTFDADGQHHPKDVEKVVKPIFEGYDFVIGSRMMNKNELKNMPLVKRIGNFGLNFITYLMGGYLVTDSQSGLRAFSYEAVKKIVKELKSDKYEVSSEFLILAKKFNLKIKEVPIKTIYTEYSMARGTNVKTGFKILFKLIMQKLI from the coding sequence ATGGATCAAAGGCAAAACATCCAAATTAATAAAGAAGATATATTTATTGTAATTCCAGCATATAATGAAGAGAAAATGATTTCAACAACTTTAAAAAATTTGAAAAAAGAAGGATATAAAAACATAATTGTTGTTGATGATGGTTCAAAAGATAAAACTTACGAATTGGCAAAAAAAGAGGATGTTATTGTGTGTAGGCATATATTAAATAGAGGATTGGGAGGAGCATTAGGAACTGGAATTAAATGTGCTTTACTCTATAAACCAAAGGTTATTGTTACTTTTGACGCTGATGGACAACATCATCCTAAGGATGTTGAAAAAGTCGTAAAGCCAATATTTGAGGGATATGATTTTGTTATAGGTAGTAGGATGATGAACAAAAATGAGTTAAAGAATATGCCATTAGTTAAAAGAATTGGAAACTTTGGATTAAATTTTATAACTTACTTGATGGGTGGTTATTTAGTAACTGACAGCCAAAGTGGTTTAAGGGCATTTTCTTATGAAGCGGTAAAAAAAATTGTTAAGGAGTTAAAGAGTGATAAATACGAAGTTTCGTCAGAATTTTTAATTTTAGCAAAAAAATTTAATTTAAAAATTAAGGAAGTACCAATAAAAACAATATATACTGAATATTCAATGGCAAGAGGAACCAATGTTAAGACAGGATTTAAGATTTTATTTAAGTTGATTATGCAGAAATTAATTTAA
- a CDS encoding amidohydrolase family protein, protein MLLKNCRIVKDNKIVECDILIENGRIKKISKNINIDDEKVNLKNYIVIPGVIDAHVHFRWGESEKEDFLSGSLAGINGGVCFAIDMPNNKPPITTKELFYKKLEDCKKESKINIFLNFGVTEKNYLENVKEAMAYKIFMVKSVGDLYIEDYSKLKDILNQNKRFCIHAEHKDIINKNMEIYKLESWIDHCKIRDEKSEVEAVREVIKTLLFIDKVGKYKPHIHFCHISTKKSLEIIKDAKQRLKNVKITVEVTPHHIYLNKDMAEELKGFGKFNPPLRSKEDNIALIKGIINKDVDIIASDHAPHLLEEKLKDVKNCPSGIPGIETIVPLTLNLVNKNLITLFDAIRILSENSSKIFNINNKIEEGNLANLTIVDLKKEGKINAELFKSKAKFSPFDKFIVKGFPIYTVVNGKLYDAIGNII, encoded by the coding sequence ATGTTACTTAAAAATTGTAGAATAGTAAAAGATAATAAGATTGTTGAATGTGATATTTTAATTGAAAATGGTAGAATTAAAAAAATCTCTAAGAATATAAATATAGATGATGAAAAAGTTAATTTAAAAAATTATATTGTCATTCCAGGAGTTATTGATGCTCATGTCCATTTTAGATGGGGAGAAAGTGAAAAGGAGGATTTTTTAAGTGGAAGTTTGGCAGGAATAAATGGAGGAGTGTGTTTTGCCATAGATATGCCTAACAATAAGCCTCCAATAACTACAAAAGAACTTTTTTATAAAAAACTTGAAGACTGTAAAAAAGAGAGTAAAATAAACATATTTTTAAATTTTGGCGTTACAGAAAAAAATTATCTTGAAAATGTAAAGGAGGCTATGGCTTATAAAATATTTATGGTTAAATCTGTGGGTGATTTATATATTGAAGATTATTCAAAGTTAAAAGATATTTTAAATCAAAATAAGCGTTTTTGTATTCACGCGGAGCATAAGGATATAATTAATAAAAATATGGAAATTTATAAGTTAGAGAGTTGGATAGACCACTGTAAAATAAGAGATGAAAAATCAGAAGTTGAGGCAGTTAGAGAAGTTATAAAAACCCTACTATTTATTGATAAAGTTGGGAAATATAAGCCACATATTCATTTTTGTCATATATCTACAAAAAAATCATTGGAAATAATAAAAGATGCAAAACAAAGATTAAAAAATGTTAAGATAACTGTTGAAGTTACTCCCCACCACATTTATTTAAATAAAGATATGGCTGAGGAATTAAAAGGTTTTGGAAAATTTAATCCACCCTTGAGGAGTAAGGAAGATAACATAGCGTTAATTAAAGGTATTATAAATAAAGATGTTGATATAATCGCCTCTGATCACGCTCCACATCTATTGGAAGAGAAACTTAAAGATGTTAAAAACTGTCCTTCTGGAATTCCTGGAATTGAGACTATCGTTCCATTAACTTTAAATTTAGTTAATAAAAATTTAATAACATTATTTGACGCTATAAGGATATTATCAGAGAATTCATCTAAAATATTTAATATAAATAACAAAATTGAAGAGGGTAATTTGGCAAATTTAACTATTGTTGATTTGAAAAAAGAAGGAAAAATTAATGCTGAATTATTCAAATCTAAGGCAAAATTTAGTCCTTTTGATAAATTTATAGTTAAAGGATTTCCAATTTATACAGTAGTAAATGGGAAATTATATGATGCAATTGGAAATATTATTTAG
- a CDS encoding CopG family ribbon-helix-helix protein, translating to MERITITIQKDLLKELDEITKELNKSRSEIIRESLENYVKKYEWLHRIESKAGDITVIFPKKIYKQILDIEKKYKDVILVSLQVFVNDELLRIIVVKGHQERIIELTEKLKSLNNVKYAKLTTVGVSK from the coding sequence ATGGAAAGGATAACTATTACGATTCAAAAAGATCTTTTAAAAGAGTTAGACGAGATTACAAAAGAATTAAATAAATCAAGATCTGAAATTATTCGAGAATCTTTGGAAAATTATGTAAAAAAATATGAGTGGCTTCATAGAATAGAATCAAAGGCAGGAGATATAACAGTAATATTCCCAAAAAAAATATATAAGCAGATATTAGATATTGAAAAAAAATATAAAGATGTTATCTTAGTTTCTTTACAAGTTTTTGTTAATGACGAACTTCTTAGAATTATTGTAGTTAAAGGTCATCAAGAAAGAATAATTGAATTAACTGAAAAGTTAAAAAGTTTAAATAATGTAAAATATGCAAAATTAACAACAGTAGGAGTTTCTAAGTAA
- the gatE gene encoding Glu-tRNA(Gln) amidotransferase subunit GatE: MEIDYEKIGLKVGLEIHQQLNTKRKLFCHCPTILRDDEPDGEIVRVLRPSLSEMGEVDRAALIEARKGKKYIYQYYNDTTCLVELDEEPPHLPSEEALKIALEVALLMNMSIVDVAYVMRKIVIDGSNTSGFQRTIFLARDGYIETSEGKVGITSLCLEEDAARKIEERDDAVVYNLDRLGIPLVEISTAPDIKTPKMAKEAARRIGEILRATGKVKRGLGTIRQDINISIKDGTRIEVKGVQDLDLIEKVVENEVIRQLNLLKIRDELRKRNAEVVEKIYDVTEIFKDCKSKIIQNALKKKNGKVKAVLLKGFSGLVGREIQPGRRLGTEFSDRAKVIAGVGGIFHTDELPKYGITEKDVKKLREYLNANEKDAIVIVADEESKVDKALEAVIERAKEALIGVPEETRKALSDGNTAYLRPLPGAARMYPETDIPPITIKKEMIEEIKNNLPELPEEKFERFKKEYKLNDELAKKMVLSYYVDLFEYLCNKFKNIKPSLIATTLENTLKEIRREGYDINKLENRHFEELFNALSNGEIAKEGIIEVLKGFCEYPDKNINEILEIKGLKRLSKEEVEKIIENIIKEHLDVVKEKGLKAYGFLMGRCMAKLRGKADGKLVNDILRKKLEEII, encoded by the coding sequence ATGGAGATTGATTATGAAAAAATTGGTTTAAAGGTTGGATTGGAAATTCATCAACAGTTAAATACAAAGAGAAAGTTATTCTGCCACTGTCCTACTATTTTAAGAGATGATGAGCCAGATGGAGAGATTGTTAGAGTTTTAAGACCTTCTTTGAGTGAGATGGGAGAAGTTGATAGAGCGGCTTTAATAGAGGCAAGGAAAGGAAAGAAATATATTTATCAATATTACAATGACACAACTTGTTTGGTTGAATTAGATGAAGAGCCCCCACATTTACCAAGTGAAGAGGCTTTAAAGATAGCGTTAGAAGTGGCTTTATTGATGAATATGTCTATTGTTGATGTTGCCTATGTTATGAGAAAGATAGTTATTGATGGCTCTAACACATCTGGTTTTCAGAGGACTATATTTTTAGCAAGAGATGGATATATAGAAACATCTGAAGGTAAAGTAGGGATAACAAGTCTATGTTTGGAAGAGGATGCCGCAAGAAAAATTGAAGAGAGGGATGATGCAGTTGTTTATAACTTAGACAGGTTGGGAATTCCATTGGTAGAAATTTCTACGGCCCCAGACATTAAAACACCAAAAATGGCTAAAGAAGCGGCAAGAAGAATTGGGGAAATTTTGAGAGCTACTGGAAAGGTTAAAAGAGGATTGGGAACTATAAGACAAGATATAAATATATCAATTAAAGATGGAACAAGAATTGAAGTTAAAGGAGTGCAAGATTTAGATTTAATTGAAAAAGTTGTTGAAAATGAAGTTATAAGACAACTAAACTTATTAAAGATTAGAGATGAATTAAGAAAAAGAAATGCAGAAGTTGTTGAGAAGATATATGATGTTACAGAAATATTTAAAGATTGTAAATCAAAAATTATACAAAACGCTTTAAAGAAAAAGAATGGAAAGGTTAAAGCAGTTTTATTAAAAGGATTTTCTGGTTTGGTTGGTAGAGAAATTCAGCCAGGTAGGAGATTGGGGACTGAATTTTCAGATAGGGCTAAGGTTATAGCCGGAGTAGGAGGAATCTTTCATACAGATGAATTACCAAAATATGGAATTACTGAAAAAGATGTTAAAAAACTTAGAGAATATTTAAATGCAAATGAAAAAGATGCCATAGTTATAGTTGCAGATGAAGAAAGTAAAGTTGATAAGGCATTAGAGGCTGTTATAGAAAGGGCTAAGGAAGCATTAATTGGTGTTCCAGAGGAGACAAGAAAGGCTTTAAGTGATGGAAATACAGCATATTTAAGACCTCTTCCCGGAGCCGCAAGGATGTATCCTGAAACAGATATACCTCCAATAACTATAAAGAAGGAGATGATTGAAGAAATAAAAAATAATTTGCCTGAACTTCCAGAAGAGAAATTTGAAAGATTTAAGAAAGAATATAAATTAAATGATGAATTGGCAAAAAAAATGGTTTTAAGCTATTACGTTGATTTGTTTGAATACTTATGCAATAAATTCAAAAATATTAAGCCTTCATTAATTGCTACTACATTAGAAAATACATTAAAAGAGATTAGAAGAGAAGGTTATGACATAAATAAATTAGAAAATAGACATTTTGAGGAATTATTTAATGCACTGTCTAATGGAGAAATTGCTAAGGAAGGGATTATTGAAGTTTTAAAAGGATTTTGTGAATATCCTGATAAAAATATAAATGAAATCTTAGAAATTAAAGGACTAAAAAGATTATCAAAAGAAGAAGTTGAGAAAATTATAGAAAATATAATTAAAGAGCATTTAGATGTGGTTAAAGAAAAAGGTTTAAAAGCATATGGATTTTTAATGGGTAGATGTATGGCTAAATTAAGAGGAAAAGCTGATGGAAAACTAGTAAATGACATTTTAAGAAAAAAATTAGAAGAAATCATTTAA
- the gatD gene encoding Glu-tRNA(Gln) amidotransferase subunit GatD translates to MEVGDIVKIETDKGIFEGLLLPSTDENIITIKMKNGYNVGILKENIKNIEVVAKGEKPKYELPPLNIKKNENLKTVSILSTGGTVASKVDYKTGAVHPSFTANDLIRAVPELLDIANIKGRAILNILSENMKPEYWKKIAEEIKKEIEDGADGIVIAHGTDTMSYTASALSFMVKADVPIVLVGAQRSSDRPSSDAPLNLISAVLAAKENIKGVYVVMHGESGDTFCYLHKGVKVRKCHSSRRDAFKSINTIPVAKINPFTKEIIYLQEVEKSENTKNVEINTNLEEKVALIKIYPGMDGDIIRFYVDKGYKGIVLEGTGLGHAPDYIFDDIKYAIDNDVIVVMTTQTINGRVNMNVYSNGRELQKLGVIGCEDMLPEVALVKLMYLLGNYEPEEVKRLINKNLIGEIEYRSRFDCY, encoded by the coding sequence ATGGAGGTTGGAGATATCGTCAAAATAGAAACAGATAAAGGAATTTTTGAAGGTCTCTTATTACCTTCAACAGATGAAAATATTATAACAATAAAGATGAAAAACGGTTATAACGTTGGTATACTAAAAGAAAATATAAAAAATATTGAAGTTGTAGCCAAGGGAGAAAAGCCAAAGTATGAACTTCCTCCTTTAAATATTAAAAAGAATGAAAATTTAAAAACAGTGTCTATTTTATCCACTGGTGGAACTGTTGCATCAAAAGTGGATTATAAAACAGGGGCTGTTCATCCCTCTTTTACAGCAAATGATTTAATTAGGGCAGTTCCAGAACTTTTAGATATTGCCAATATAAAAGGGAGGGCTATTTTAAATATACTAAGCGAAAATATGAAGCCAGAGTATTGGAAAAAGATTGCCGAAGAGATTAAAAAAGAGATAGAAGATGGGGCTGATGGGATTGTTATAGCACATGGAACAGATACAATGAGTTATACTGCCTCAGCATTATCATTTATGGTTAAGGCAGATGTTCCAATAGTTTTAGTTGGTGCTCAGAGAAGTAGTGACAGACCTTCATCAGATGCTCCTTTAAACTTAATAAGTGCTGTCTTAGCAGCAAAAGAGAATATTAAAGGGGTTTATGTTGTTATGCACGGGGAGAGTGGAGATACATTCTGTTATTTACATAAAGGAGTTAAAGTTAGAAAATGTCATTCTTCAAGAAGGGATGCATTTAAATCTATAAATACAATCCCTGTTGCAAAAATAAATCCATTCACAAAGGAAATTATTTATTTGCAAGAAGTGGAAAAATCAGAAAATACAAAAAATGTAGAAATAAACACTAACTTAGAGGAAAAAGTGGCATTAATAAAAATCTATCCGGGTATGGATGGGGATATTATTAGATTTTATGTTGATAAAGGTTATAAAGGAATTGTTTTAGAAGGAACTGGATTGGGACATGCTCCAGATTATATATTTGATGACATAAAGTATGCGATAGATAATGATGTTATTGTCGTTATGACAACTCAAACGATAAATGGAAGAGTGAATATGAATGTTTATTCAAATGGTAGAGAATTGCAAAAGTTAGGAGTTATTGGATGTGAAGATATGTTACCAGAGGTTGCCTTAGTTAAATTAATGTATCTCTTAGGAAATTATGAGCCAGAGGAAGTTAAAAGATTAATCAACAAAAATTTAATTGGAGAAATTGAATATAGGAGTAGATTTGACTGTTATTAA
- a CDS encoding radical SAM protein, with protein sequence MNVEEIKKYIEKNYNKLPEGCKQCVKGEKLVLFITGICNSNCYYCPLSEKRKNKDVIYANERLITTVEEAIDEAKLCSSRGVGITGGDPLLKINRTVKFLKALKDEFKEFHAHLYTTPESVTEDKLKILKEAGLDEIRLHPTKIFNEGYNEEYVKFLCDKLSLCNKYIEDVGVEIPGIPNMENEILKLAESVDGLAKFMNINEFEFSEENYYELEKRGFYPKNDVSNAIAGSEETSLKVIKEFKGNMFIHYCPSVLKDAIQMKNRLINRAKNVAKPYEVITDEGLLLRGIMIFDNKEDLKEIANILEENEIEFEIIDNKIYLNPFILEDIIDEMKRQRFPITFSAYISEVYPTSDALEVERIPLITKKLRFRRRRRR encoded by the coding sequence ATGAATGTTGAGGAAATAAAGAAATACATAGAAAAAAATTACAATAAATTGCCAGAAGGTTGTAAGCAGTGCGTTAAGGGAGAGAAGTTAGTTTTATTTATTACTGGAATTTGTAATAGTAATTGCTATTATTGCCCACTATCTGAAAAAAGAAAAAATAAAGATGTAATATATGCAAATGAAAGATTGATTACAACTGTTGAAGAGGCAATTGATGAGGCAAAGTTATGTAGTAGTAGAGGAGTTGGTATAACAGGAGGAGATCCTTTACTAAAAATAAATAGAACTGTAAAATTTTTAAAGGCTTTAAAAGATGAATTTAAAGAGTTCCACGCTCATCTATATACTACGCCAGAAAGTGTAACTGAAGATAAATTAAAAATATTAAAAGAAGCTGGTTTGGATGAAATAAGGTTGCATCCAACAAAGATATTTAATGAAGGATATAATGAGGAGTATGTAAAATTTTTATGTGATAAGTTGAGTTTATGTAATAAATATATTGAAGATGTTGGCGTTGAAATTCCAGGGATTCCAAATATGGAAAATGAGATTTTAAAGTTGGCTGAATCTGTTGATGGATTAGCAAAATTTATGAATATTAATGAATTTGAATTTTCTGAAGAAAACTATTATGAATTAGAAAAGAGAGGGTTTTATCCAAAGAATGATGTTAGTAACGCTATAGCAGGAAGTGAAGAAACATCTTTAAAAGTTATTAAAGAATTTAAAGGAAATATGTTTATCCATTACTGTCCATCAGTTTTAAAGGATGCTATTCAAATGAAAAATAGACTTATAAATAGGGCTAAAAATGTTGCTAAACCTTATGAAGTAATAACTGACGAGGGTTTATTATTAAGAGGAATCATGATTTTTGATAATAAAGAGGATTTAAAAGAAATTGCAAATATATTGGAAGAAAATGAGATAGAGTTTGAAATTATTGACAATAAAATTTATTTAAATCCATTTATATTGGAGGATATTATAGATGAGATGAAAAGGCAAAGATTTCCAATAACCTTTTCAGCATATATTTCAGAGGTTTATCCTACATCTGACGCTCTTGAAGTGGAAAGAATTCCCTTAATAACTAAAAAGTTGAGATTTAGAAGAAGGAGAAGAAGATAA
- the cbiD gene encoding cobalt-precorrin-5B (C(1))-methyltransferase CbiD yields the protein MIYDFRKKSKFGYTTGSCATAGAYSALYYLKFGKKLDYVEIENLNGDKLIIPIKKIEKLDDNRARAVVVKDAGEDIDITNGVEVITEVVLKKGKRDVVIKGGEGVGIVTKDGLQVKKGEYAINPKPREMIKTNLLKLLNDNEMVEVIISIPKGKELSKKTLNPKLGIIGGLSILGTTGIVRPMSNEAYMNSLVPQIDVALANGFKRLIFVPGNIGVRFAKQILKAKDEEIIEVSNFWGFMLDKAKEKGVKEIIILGHAGKIIKLSGGIYNTHSKVADCRNEILTAYSSLFIDDKEDLKKILYSNTTEEVLKILEKRGVLKDVFNLIAKRVVERVSERWNGIKFGCIVVDMKGNILGSYLTDLNNKNK from the coding sequence ATGATATATGATTTTAGAAAAAAATCAAAATTTGGTTATACCACTGGCTCTTGTGCCACTGCTGGGGCTTATTCAGCATTGTATTATTTAAAATTTGGAAAAAAACTTGATTATGTTGAAATTGAAAATTTAAATGGAGATAAGTTAATCATTCCAATAAAAAAAATTGAAAAATTAGATGATAATAGAGCGAGGGCAGTAGTTGTTAAAGATGCTGGAGAAGATATAGATATAACTAATGGCGTTGAGGTTATAACTGAAGTTGTATTAAAAAAAGGGAAAAGAGATGTTGTAATTAAAGGTGGGGAAGGAGTAGGAATAGTTACTAAGGATGGTTTGCAGGTAAAAAAAGGAGAGTATGCAATAAATCCAAAGCCAAGGGAGATGATTAAAACAAATCTATTAAAATTGCTAAATGATAATGAGATGGTTGAAGTTATAATATCAATACCAAAAGGTAAAGAGTTATCTAAAAAGACATTAAATCCTAAGTTAGGGATTATTGGTGGATTGTCAATATTAGGAACCACTGGAATAGTTAGACCTATGTCTAACGAGGCTTATATGAATTCTTTAGTACCTCAAATAGATGTAGCATTGGCAAATGGATTTAAAAGATTAATTTTTGTTCCTGGAAATATTGGAGTAAGATTTGCTAAACAAATATTAAAGGCAAAAGATGAGGAAATTATTGAGGTTTCAAACTTTTGGGGATTTATGCTCGATAAAGCAAAAGAGAAAGGTGTTAAGGAAATAATAATATTGGGGCATGCTGGGAAAATAATTAAGTTATCTGGTGGAATTTATAATACTCACTCAAAAGTTGCTGATTGTAGAAATGAGATTTTAACTGCCTATTCCTCTTTATTTATTGATGATAAGGAGGATTTAAAGAAAATTTTATATTCAAACACTACTGAGGAAGTTTTAAAAATTTTAGAGAAAAGAGGAGTTTTAAAAGATGTTTTTAATCTTATAGCTAAAAGAGTTGTTGAAAGAGTTAGTGAAAGATGGAATGGAATTAAATTTGGATGTATAGTTGTAGATATGAAAGGGAACATATTAGGAAGTTATCTAACTGATTTAAACAATAAAAATAAATAA
- the thiL gene encoding thiamine-phosphate kinase: MDEITIIEIIKKTLKYSNNYITKGIDDDCAIIKINDNLYLVFTTDMMIKKTHIPSIFKPYEIGGRILTANVSDIASMGAKPLAFLLSISLSEKEANENFIKELYTGLNDFSKLYDCPVVGGDTNKGDELILSGSAIGITDNPIYRKGNVGDWICVTNDLGRVYCALTLYYMFKDKKISNSEFKKLCEKYPKIIEKLKKPIARVKEGILMNKYISGCCDISDGLGKEIKYFKNFELYEDKIYKLIPEDVIEFCEEFNLNPIKVVLNSGEEFELLFTTSKYNKVKDIVKDYSKIHKIGRIIEKGQFIDGEQFRGGGYIHKW, encoded by the coding sequence ATGGACGAAATAACAATAATTGAAATAATTAAAAAAACCTTAAAGTATTCTAATAATTATATTACAAAAGGAATTGATGATGATTGTGCAATTATAAAGATTAATGATAATCTTTATTTAGTTTTTACAACAGATATGATGATTAAAAAAACTCACATTCCTTCTATATTTAAACCCTACGAAATTGGAGGGAGAATTTTAACTGCAAATGTTTCTGACATTGCATCTATGGGTGCTAAACCTTTGGCGTTTTTATTGTCAATATCTTTATCTGAAAAAGAGGCAAATGAAAATTTTATTAAAGAACTCTACACTGGTTTAAATGATTTCTCTAAACTGTATGACTGTCCAGTAGTTGGTGGAGATACAAATAAAGGAGATGAACTAATTTTATCAGGCTCTGCAATTGGGATAACAGATAATCCAATTTACAGGAAGGGAAATGTTGGAGATTGGATATGTGTAACTAACGATTTAGGGAGAGTTTATTGTGCCTTAACCTTATACTATATGTTTAAAGATAAAAAAATTAGTAACAGTGAGTTTAAAAAACTCTGTGAGAAATATCCTAAAATTATTGAAAAATTAAAAAAACCTATCGCGAGAGTTAAAGAAGGAATTTTAATGAATAAATATATAAGTGGATGTTGCGATATTTCAGATGGTTTGGGGAAAGAAATTAAATATTTTAAAAATTTTGAGTTATATGAGGATAAAATCTATAAATTAATTCCAGAAGATGTTATTGAATTTTGTGAAGAATTTAATCTTAACCCTATAAAAGTTGTTTTAAACAGTGGAGAAGAGTTTGAACTTTTATTTACAACATCAAAATATAATAAAGTTAAAGATATTGTAAAGGATTATTCAAAAATTCACAAAATTGGCAGAATTATAGAAAAAGGGCAGTTTATAGATGGAGAACAATTTCGTGGTGGTGGCTATATTCACAAGTGGTAA
- the artE gene encoding archaeosortase family protein ArtE yields MENNFVVVAIFTSGKNKKETIVFLIKFYILFFFLFFILNYFGEYIVEVVTYHSYIFVKLIIPNAKIVNNIIYLPNANIEIIKECTGSFITSGILSLTILYSKNIKEFIIGLFFLLLAFFVNIFRIVLVCYFVNLHPKNPIFYHDIIGYLVLLTFVPILVLGYLKVIDIIRGKECSI; encoded by the coding sequence ATGGAGAACAATTTCGTGGTGGTGGCTATATTCACAAGTGGTAAAAATAAAAAAGAAACAATTGTATTTTTAATAAAATTTTATATCCTATTCTTTTTTCTATTTTTTATTTTGAATTATTTTGGAGAATATATTGTTGAAGTAGTTACCTATCATTCATATATTTTTGTTAAACTAATAATTCCTAATGCAAAAATTGTAAATAACATTATATATTTACCAAATGCAAATATAGAAATAATCAAAGAATGCACTGGAAGTTTTATAACATCTGGAATATTATCTCTCACTATTTTATACTCCAAAAATATTAAAGAATTTATAATTGGGTTATTTTTCCTATTATTGGCATTTTTTGTAAATATTTTTAGAATTGTTTTAGTTTGTTATTTTGTAAATCTTCATCCCAAAAATCCAATATTTTATCACGATATTATAGGATATTTAGTTTTATTAACTTTTGTTCCAATATTAGTTTTAGGATATTTGAAAGTTATTGACATTATTAGAGGGAAAGAATGCAGTATATAA
- a CDS encoding NOL1/NOP2/sun family putative RNA methylase has translation MQYIRVNTLKIDPKILKKRLEEKNIILEETFLHYAFKVIKSPFSIGCTPEYLFGYYIPQSISSMIPSIVLNPEKNSFVLDMCAAPGGKTTHLAQLMENSGTIVAVDISKSRIKALKSNINRMGILNTIIINKDMRIYKDYLLKNNILFDKILLDAPCTGNIVKDKNRNVSKEDIKYCSLRQKELLNIGIDLLKEGGILVYSTCSAEEEENEEVIRYILNKRDDVELLPIENNFKKINVIGGGIEGTLRVIPPNEPFFIAKLRKIKS, from the coding sequence ATGCAGTATATAAGGGTAAATACATTAAAAATAGATCCTAAAATACTAAAAAAAAGATTAGAAGAGAAAAATATTATCTTAGAAGAAACTTTCCTACATTATGCTTTTAAAGTAATAAAATCTCCATTTTCTATAGGTTGTACTCCTGAATACTTATTTGGCTATTACATTCCTCAATCTATCTCCTCAATGATTCCTTCAATTGTCTTAAATCCAGAAAAAAATAGTTTTGTATTAGATATGTGTGCCGCTCCCGGAGGGAAAACAACACATTTAGCCCAATTAATGGAAAACTCAGGAACAATAGTGGCTGTTGATATAAGTAAATCAAGAATTAAAGCATTAAAATCAAACATAAATAGAATGGGAATTTTAAATACAATAATTATAAACAAAGATATGAGAATATACAAAGATTACTTATTAAAAAATAATATCCTTTTTGATAAAATTTTGTTGGATGCTCCATGCACTGGAAATATAGTTAAAGATAAAAATAGAAATGTTTCAAAAGAGGATATAAAATACTGTTCATTGAGACAGAAAGAACTATTAAATATAGGAATTGACTTACTAAAAGAAGGGGGAATCTTAGTTTATAGCACTTGTTCTGCCGAAGAGGAAGAGAATGAGGAAGTTATAAGATACATATTAAATAAAAGAGATGATGTAGAACTTTTACCAATTGAAAACAACTTTAAAAAAATAAATGTAATTGGAGGGGGAATAGAAGGAACTTTAAGAGTAATTCCTCCAAATGAGCCATTCTTTATCGCAAAACTTAGAAAAATTAAAAGTTAA
- a CDS encoding archease, which translates to MFEYFETTADMGVIAKGKSLEDAFKEAAKGLFHIMVDIDKVDKKEKIEFEVSGENLEELLYNFLNELIFYSDVENLVFSDFNIKIEKDNNGYKLKCIAYGEKINKEKHNIKEEVKAVTYHKMEVKKEEDMWIIKYIVDL; encoded by the coding sequence ATGTTTGAATATTTTGAAACTACTGCAGATATGGGTGTTATTGCTAAGGGGAAAAGTTTAGAAGATGCCTTTAAAGAAGCGGCTAAGGGACTTTTTCACATAATGGTAGATATAGACAAAGTTGATAAAAAAGAAAAAATAGAATTTGAAGTGTCAGGAGAAAATTTAGAAGAACTTTTATATAATTTCCTAAATGAGTTGATTTTTTATAGTGATGTAGAAAATTTAGTTTTTAGTGACTTTAACATAAAAATTGAGAAAGATAATAATGGATATAAATTAAAATGCATAGCATATGGAGAAAAAATAAACAAAGAAAAACATAACATAAAAGAAGAAGTAAAAGCAGTAACTTACCATAAAATGGAAGTTAAAAAAGAAGAAGATATGTGGATAATAAAATATATAGTTGATTTATAA